The following proteins are encoded in a genomic region of Dehalococcoidia bacterium:
- a CDS encoding heavy metal translocating P-type ATPase, protein MTNHSSHGAGHTGHATALQRVAIPLSGLDCVCCAEELEARVKKLPHVASARVDFQAERLTVEFHAGMTTEEEVRRAVDASGRCFCDDGAAAPAASHTAHLQHVAQMAPVMGTKHDRMQYEMPSLQAHADHETHHAEASSHAGMEHDMSDPRVAKAMERDMRNRFLVSLLLTVPTVLYSPLGKDFFGVDLPTGPLNNNWLLLIVSTPVVSWGGWVFLAGAVRSLRHRALNMSVLIATGVVAAYAFSVVITVGDLGETFFEAAAMLVTFVLFGHWMEMKARRGTTDALRALFDLVPPRATVLRDGAEVDVPTSDIVAGDVVVLRPGDKVPVDGVIEWGETSIDESLVTGESLPVDKAPGDQVVGGSINISGSVRFRATKVGAETALAQIVRLVEQAQNSKAPGQRLADRAASYLVVLAVGSGLVTFLVWQFLIGESTLQALTFAISAVVIACPDALGLATPTAVTVGTGLGARHNILFKDASTLEGAARISAVVLDKTGTLTEGSPRLAGVAAVDVSEDELLSLTASAESGSGHPLAQAIVQGARGRGVALGEPSAFESVTGKGIRAVVRGRLVVVGNRRFLEEQSIQVEQLAESAAGEAQAGRTPMFVAVDGRAAGLVSVADTVKPSARLAVRRLREIGIEVVMITGDNERTAAAVAKELGIERAFAEVLPEDKARYVRQLQEEGHFVAMVGDGVNDAPALAQADIGIAIGAGTDVAIETARVVLMKSDPLDVVRAIRLSKATVRKMKQNLFWASVYNVLAIPVAAGVLYRPLGIELRPEWSALLMSLSSIIVATNAVLLKCSERDIVAG, encoded by the coding sequence ATGACCAACCACTCCTCCCATGGCGCCGGCCACACAGGCCACGCGACCGCGCTTCAGCGCGTCGCTATTCCCCTGAGCGGTCTCGACTGTGTGTGCTGCGCCGAGGAGTTGGAAGCGCGTGTAAAGAAGCTCCCCCACGTGGCCTCCGCCCGCGTCGATTTCCAGGCGGAGCGCTTGACGGTGGAGTTCCACGCCGGAATGACGACCGAGGAGGAGGTCCGGCGCGCCGTTGACGCCAGCGGACGCTGCTTCTGCGACGACGGCGCCGCGGCGCCGGCCGCCTCTCACACCGCTCATCTCCAACACGTCGCCCAGATGGCGCCCGTCATGGGCACCAAGCACGACCGCATGCAGTACGAGATGCCGTCGCTGCAGGCGCACGCGGACCACGAAACGCATCACGCGGAGGCGTCATCACACGCGGGCATGGAACACGACATGTCCGACCCGCGCGTGGCGAAGGCCATGGAGCGAGACATGCGCAACCGCTTCCTCGTCTCGCTGCTCCTCACGGTGCCAACCGTCCTTTACTCACCGCTCGGCAAGGACTTCTTCGGTGTTGACCTCCCTACGGGGCCTCTGAATAACAACTGGCTCTTGCTCATCGTCTCGACCCCCGTCGTGTCCTGGGGCGGCTGGGTCTTCCTCGCTGGCGCCGTGAGATCGCTGCGGCACCGGGCGCTGAACATGAGCGTCCTCATCGCCACCGGGGTGGTGGCGGCTTACGCGTTCAGTGTCGTGATCACCGTCGGTGACCTTGGCGAGACCTTCTTCGAAGCGGCCGCGATGCTGGTCACCTTCGTGCTCTTCGGTCATTGGATGGAGATGAAGGCGCGGCGCGGCACGACCGACGCCCTCAGGGCACTCTTCGACCTCGTCCCGCCCCGGGCGACCGTCCTGAGAGACGGCGCTGAGGTCGACGTCCCGACGTCGGACATCGTGGCCGGAGACGTGGTGGTGTTGCGGCCTGGGGACAAGGTCCCGGTAGACGGCGTAATCGAGTGGGGCGAGACCTCGATCGATGAGTCGCTAGTGACAGGCGAGTCCCTGCCCGTCGACAAGGCGCCGGGCGACCAGGTGGTGGGCGGCTCCATCAACATTTCCGGGTCCGTGCGCTTTCGGGCCACGAAGGTTGGAGCGGAGACGGCGCTAGCCCAGATCGTGCGCCTGGTGGAACAGGCTCAGAACTCGAAAGCGCCCGGCCAGCGTCTCGCGGACCGGGCCGCCTCGTATCTCGTTGTGCTGGCGGTGGGTTCAGGTCTGGTCACCTTTCTCGTCTGGCAATTCCTCATCGGCGAGTCGACGCTGCAGGCCCTGACGTTCGCCATCTCTGCCGTAGTCATCGCCTGCCCGGACGCTCTTGGCCTCGCGACCCCGACCGCCGTCACGGTCGGGACCGGGCTGGGCGCGCGGCACAACATCCTGTTCAAGGACGCCTCCACGCTGGAGGGCGCCGCCAGGATCAGCGCCGTCGTCCTTGACAAGACCGGCACGCTCACAGAGGGCAGCCCGCGGCTCGCCGGCGTGGCGGCCGTCGACGTCTCCGAAGATGAGTTGCTGTCGCTCACGGCTTCGGCGGAGTCGGGCAGCGGACACCCGTTGGCCCAGGCCATCGTCCAGGGTGCAAGGGGGCGAGGGGTCGCGCTCGGCGAGCCTTCGGCCTTCGAGTCCGTGACGGGCAAGGGCATCCGGGCCGTCGTCCGCGGCCGGCTAGTTGTGGTCGGCAACCGGCGTTTTCTGGAGGAGCAGTCGATCCAGGTGGAGCAGTTGGCAGAGAGCGCTGCCGGCGAGGCGCAGGCCGGCCGCACGCCGATGTTCGTGGCCGTTGACGGCCGCGCCGCGGGCCTGGTGTCTGTCGCGGACACCGTGAAACCGAGCGCCCGCCTTGCGGTGCGGCGCCTACGAGAGATCGGCATTGAGGTGGTGATGATAACCGGCGACAACGAACGGACGGCTGCGGCCGTGGCGAAGGAGCTCGGCATTGAGCGCGCCTTTGCCGAGGTCCTGCCGGAGGACAAAGCGCGCTACGTCCGGCAGTTGCAGGAGGAAGGGCACTTCGTAGCTATGGTCGGCGACGGCGTGAACGACGCCCCCGCGCTCGCGCAGGCGGACATCGGCATCGCCATCGGTGCCGGGACCGATGTCGCCATCGAGACGGCCCGTGTGGTGCTTATGAAGAGCGACCCGCTCGACGTGGTACGCGCGATCAGGCTCAGCAAAGCGACTGTGCGAAAGATGAAGCAGAATCTGTTCTGGGCCTCGGTGTACAACGTGCTCGCGATCCCCGTCGCCGCCGGCGTCCTCTATCGTCCCCTGGGCATCGAACTGCGGCCCGAATGGTCGGCGCTGCTGATGTCTCTGAGCTCGATCATCGTCGCCACGAACGCCGTGCTCCTCAAATGCTCCGAGCGAGACATCGTTGCCGGCTAG